The Granulicella sp. 5B5 nucleotide sequence GAGCCCTGTGAGTTGAGCATGTTCAGCTCGCCGGAGAAGCTGTAGGGGGGATGGTGGGCGAAGATGTGGGGACGGCCGTCCGTGGCCGGCAGAGAGATGTCGATGCCGCCTTCGAGGACGACGAACATGTCGACCTGGCGCTGTCCCTGGGTGAAGAGGACGGCGCCGTCAGGGAAGGTCTCTTCGCGGCCGTAGGCGCGGAGGCGCTCGACCATCTCCTCGGTGAGCTTGGGGAAGGCGAGGTCCGGGCGGAAGTCCGGGGTGTTCCAGGCGCTGTTTTTGCTGCGGGCCTCTTCGATGGAGAGAGCGCGGTCCTGTTCTGACATGGAGGTATTGTCTCAGGGAATGGGGCGGCAGAGCTTGCACGTTTGGCGGTTGTGCGGGGGTACGCTCGCGCCTTCGGCGCTTGCTACGGCAAAGGCTTTCACGCAGAGGGCGCAAAGTAAAAGCCCGCAGAGGTCGCAGAGGAAAACAAGCAACGGCAAATGCGGGGAAGTTAACTGGGCTTGCGGGAGCGAGAGAAGGCCAGCCAACCGAGCGCGAGGGAGAGGTACGACAGATAGATGAAGGGGAAGTAGCGGAGCGGGGCGGGTGGGACGGGGTAGAAGTTGCTGGCCATGGCGAGGAGCATCGCGAGGGTGGCGGAGGCGGTGAGGAGGATGGTGGCGATCACACGAAAGCGCTCCCCGAGGGCTAAAGCCCCCCATTTTCTGGGTGCACTATGAGACCCAAGGCTGAAGCCTTGGGGTACCTGGGTCTCCGTTTCGAGGCTGAAGCCTTGGGGTACCTGATTTTTGGCTGGGAGGCAGAAGCCCTCGGGCTTGATGCGGTGGAAGAAGAGGGCGACGGCGACCATTCCGTAGGCGGTGAGGAAGGCGTAGACGGCGAGGGTACCCATCCAGCCGTAGATGTTGGCTCCGGAGGTGTGGCCGAGGGCGAGGCCGGCGGCGGGAAGGAAGGCTAGAACGGCGGCGAGGATGCCGGCGGCGGCTGGGGTTTCGTGCGTGGAGCTGGTGGTGGAGAGGCGTTTGTGAGCGAGGCCGTGGTGGGCCATGAGGAGCAGAACGCGGGAGGCGGCGATGACGCAGGCGAGCGTGGCGGCGAACATGCTGATGAAGACGCCGATGTCGATGAGGAGACCTAGCGGAGTGACGCCGGCCTGTGCGGCGAGGAAGTGGAAGGGTGCGGGGGACTGGTCGAGGGTGATGGAGGAGGAGCGGAAGCCGAGGGTTTCGCCGTAGCTGCAGAGGACGAAGAAGAGGCCGGAGAGGAGCGCGGACTGGACGACGGCTCGGGGGATGGAGCGGAGAGGGTTTTTGGCTTCGGCGCCGAGGGTGGTGGCGGACTCGAAGCCGACGAAGCTGAAGATGGCGAGCATGACGCCGAGGCCGATGCCTCGGAAGCTGAGATGGTTGAGGGCGAACTGGGCGTGGTCGAGGTGCAGGCCGTGCTTGAACAGGGTGACGGCGATGACGGTGGCGATCAGGCAGACGGAAAAGGCCTCTATATAGAGCATGAGGCGAGCGGAGATCTGGACGTCGCGCCAGGCGACCCAGCCGGCCCCGGCGGCGGCGATGAAGACGAGCAGGAGCGGCGGGACGGCGGCAGCGTGGG carries:
- a CDS encoding APC family permease, whose translation is MPTDTLESAPHPDGAKLLALESFEPETFGLRHAILSPVETLAQSISTIAPSTSPALTIPLVFALAGQGTALAYLIAMLLMILIGLTIAAFARESSSPGSLYVYTRISLPPICSSITALALFFAYITTASAVIGGFVAFADVLLGAHAAAVPPLLLVFIAAAGAGWVAWRDVQISARLMLYIEAFSVCLIATVIAVTLFKHGLHLDHAQFALNHLSFRGIGLGVMLAIFSFVGFESATTLGAEAKNPLRSIPRAVVQSALLSGLFFVLCSYGETLGFRSSSITLDQSPAPFHFLAAQAGVTPLGLLIDIGVFISMFAATLACVIAASRVLLLMAHHGLAHKRLSTTSSTHETPAAAGILAAVLAFLPAAGLALGHTSGANIYGWMGTLAVYAFLTAYGMVAVALFFHRIKPEGFCLPAKNQVPQGFSLETETQVPQGFSLGSHSAPRKWGALALGERFRVIATILLTASATLAMLLAMASNFYPVPPAPLRYFPFIYLSYLSLALGWLAFSRSRKPS